Proteins from a single region of Runella sp. SP2:
- a CDS encoding M14 family metallopeptidase, with translation MIRQLLYGGVVALVGMASVSQAQTSYNNHAQLSTRLKNLSTKYAAQATVSSIGKSSGGRDLWLLTLGKGDATKKPAILVVAGLNGTHLAGTELAIQTAEKMLASANADSIAKLLTTKTFYFLPSMNPDAQEQFAAKLKFERTGNDTKADDDRDGRIDEDPFEDLNGDGMITWMRVEDPTGSFVASKEDPRIMVKADPTKGEVGKYLLHSEGIDNDKDRVYNEDGQGGINPERNFTFDYQIFVTGSGEYAASEPEVRALLDFLYRAPNIFAVLTFGPNNNLSEAPRFDASKVARRIITGPLSKDAKAMEQVSKLYNSRTAMKDAPAMPQTRGNFSQTAYFHAGRYSFTTPGWWVPKIEAPRDSTRRGTGAAAPSGAGATPSGAAAPAAGGGGGGRAGGMMGGGGAAAAAAAAASASAANASEDDTRFLKWADKEKLTGVFVDWKAVQHPDFPNQKVEVGGVAPFVKLNPPLSYLEPVADKHLKFLSGLGAQMPEIQLVNVKTESLGNNLTRITATVINKGLLPTYAEIGDRVRFVQKVKTELKLGSGQAIVSGKRLNLRGALGVDESEEYTWLVSGTGKLTIEAGCPTAGVQSTEVTLK, from the coding sequence ATGATTCGTCAATTACTCTACGGAGGAGTGGTGGCGTTGGTAGGAATGGCGTCCGTCAGTCAGGCGCAGACGTCCTACAACAATCACGCCCAACTTTCCACTCGTCTCAAAAACCTCTCCACAAAATACGCTGCCCAAGCCACCGTTAGCTCGATTGGCAAGAGCTCGGGCGGGCGCGACCTGTGGTTGCTTACGCTAGGAAAAGGAGATGCTACCAAAAAACCCGCCATTTTGGTCGTTGCAGGTTTAAACGGTACGCACTTGGCTGGAACTGAGTTGGCCATTCAAACGGCTGAAAAAATGCTTGCTTCTGCCAATGCCGATAGTATTGCTAAATTGTTGACTACCAAAACGTTTTATTTTTTGCCAAGCATGAATCCTGATGCCCAGGAGCAGTTTGCGGCAAAGCTAAAATTTGAACGTACTGGAAATGATACCAAAGCCGATGACGATCGCGATGGTCGCATCGACGAAGACCCGTTTGAAGACCTCAACGGCGACGGAATGATTACTTGGATGCGCGTAGAAGACCCAACAGGGTCGTTTGTTGCGAGCAAAGAAGACCCACGTATCATGGTGAAAGCTGACCCTACCAAGGGAGAAGTGGGTAAGTATTTGTTGCACAGTGAAGGTATTGACAACGACAAAGACCGCGTCTATAACGAAGACGGTCAAGGAGGTATCAACCCAGAGCGCAACTTTACATTTGACTATCAAATTTTCGTGACAGGCTCGGGCGAGTACGCTGCTTCTGAACCCGAAGTACGCGCCTTGCTTGACTTCTTGTACCGTGCTCCCAACATTTTTGCAGTATTGACTTTTGGGCCTAACAACAACCTCAGCGAAGCGCCGCGTTTTGATGCGTCTAAAGTAGCTCGTCGTATCATCACGGGGCCGCTATCTAAAGATGCCAAAGCGATGGAGCAAGTGTCGAAGTTGTACAACAGCCGCACGGCTATGAAAGATGCGCCAGCGATGCCACAAACCCGTGGGAACTTCTCGCAAACGGCCTATTTCCACGCGGGTCGCTACAGCTTTACTACCCCAGGTTGGTGGGTGCCTAAAATAGAAGCCCCACGCGACTCTACACGTCGTGGTACTGGCGCTGCTGCTCCTTCGGGTGCAGGGGCTACTCCATCAGGTGCCGCAGCTCCCGCAGCAGGTGGTGGCGGCGGTGGCCGAGCGGGTGGCATGATGGGCGGTGGTGGTGCGGCCGCTGCGGCAGCAGCCGCTGCTTCGGCAAGTGCTGCCAATGCAAGCGAAGACGATACTCGTTTCTTGAAATGGGCGGACAAAGAAAAGTTGACGGGCGTTTTTGTGGATTGGAAAGCCGTTCAACATCCTGATTTCCCTAACCAAAAAGTAGAAGTTGGTGGCGTAGCTCCATTTGTAAAATTGAACCCACCACTTTCTTATTTAGAGCCTGTTGCTGACAAACACCTCAAGTTTTTGTCGGGATTAGGTGCTCAAATGCCAGAAATTCAGTTGGTAAACGTAAAAACCGAATCACTTGGAAATAACTTAACCCGCATCACGGCTACGGTTATCAACAAAGGTTTATTGCCAACGTATGCCGAAATCGGTGATCGCGTTCGCTTTGTTCAAAAAGTAAAAACGGAACTCAAATTGGGTAGCGGCCAAGCGATTGTTTCAGGAAAACGTCTCAACCTTAGAGGTGCTTTGGGCGTAGATGAGTCAGAAGAATATACGTGGCTTGTGTCGGGTACTGGCAAACTTACGATTGAGGCTGGATGCCCAACCGCAGGCGTACAATCGACCGAAGTGACGTTGAAGTAA
- a CDS encoding M14 family metallopeptidase, with the protein MKKYIKSIITATLCAPMYMGVMAQTAPNIDADLTGMRAIGSPANPKVKWAWNYYMDYAGFNKLTQELAKAYPDLVKYESIGKSYQGREMYVITITDFKSGRPESKPAFWIDGNIHANELQGTQFAMYTAWYLAESFGKMDFVTDMLKGRTFYILPSLNPDAHENFIYKANTTSSSRSGMMPLDDDGDGLVDEDSYDDLDGDGHIVNMRRKSPTGRYKLDPDFPERMILAKPDEKGEYELLGFEGIDNDGDGRVNEDNPGAYDPNRDWGWGWQPDYIQGGALFYPGSLPETQNVKKFFYSHPNIAGAQSYHNFGGMFLRPPGAEEDAMYVPQSDIAVYDVIGKTGEKMIPGYRYFVLWKDLYTVYGGEIDWIGLGRGVFMFSNEINTAYRMFNKNSTENRNQNVEFEEFDKYLLLGDSYVKWKPFKHPQYGDIEIGGTKKNYIRNTPGFLLEEEGHRNMAFTMLHAYHMPKIEIVDIKSRALANGLSEVTATIQNQRAIPTHSAHDLRFKIERPDYITLKNAQVVAGMIVENDDLGLTREQKYNPQTIEVPNLPGTVGGGFGGGGGPFGGGAGGNAVKVRWIVKGKADKWTVEVDSRKGGIVSKTQ; encoded by the coding sequence ATGAAAAAATACATAAAATCAATCATAACTGCTACGCTTTGCGCTCCCATGTACATGGGCGTAATGGCGCAAACAGCACCCAATATCGACGCTGACCTGACGGGAATGCGGGCGATTGGTTCGCCTGCCAATCCGAAAGTAAAATGGGCTTGGAATTACTACATGGATTACGCGGGTTTCAACAAACTTACCCAAGAGTTGGCCAAAGCGTATCCTGACTTGGTTAAATACGAATCTATCGGAAAGTCGTACCAAGGCCGCGAAATGTACGTCATCACCATCACCGATTTTAAGAGCGGCCGCCCCGAGTCTAAGCCTGCTTTTTGGATTGACGGGAACATCCACGCCAACGAGCTTCAAGGTACACAGTTTGCGATGTACACGGCTTGGTATTTGGCCGAAAGCTTTGGTAAAATGGATTTTGTAACGGACATGCTCAAAGGCCGTACGTTCTACATTTTGCCATCCTTGAATCCTGATGCACACGAAAATTTTATTTACAAAGCCAATACCACAAGTTCGTCGCGTTCGGGTATGATGCCATTGGACGATGACGGTGATGGCTTGGTGGACGAAGATTCGTACGATGATTTGGACGGTGATGGGCACATTGTGAACATGCGCCGCAAGTCGCCAACGGGACGTTATAAACTTGATCCTGATTTTCCTGAACGCATGATTTTGGCAAAACCTGACGAAAAAGGAGAATACGAATTGCTTGGTTTTGAGGGGATTGACAACGACGGCGACGGACGTGTCAACGAAGATAACCCTGGCGCGTACGACCCGAACCGCGATTGGGGCTGGGGCTGGCAGCCTGATTATATCCAAGGTGGCGCATTGTTCTACCCTGGAAGTTTGCCCGAAACGCAAAACGTGAAGAAATTTTTCTATTCTCACCCAAACATCGCAGGAGCACAAAGCTACCACAACTTTGGGGGAATGTTCTTACGTCCTCCTGGCGCGGAAGAAGATGCGATGTACGTTCCACAGTCGGACATCGCTGTGTATGATGTCATCGGAAAAACGGGGGAAAAGATGATTCCTGGGTACCGTTATTTTGTACTTTGGAAAGATTTATACACTGTTTATGGTGGCGAAATCGACTGGATTGGCCTTGGACGTGGGGTGTTTATGTTCTCCAATGAAATCAATACTGCGTACCGCATGTTTAACAAAAATTCAACCGAAAATAGAAATCAAAACGTTGAATTTGAAGAGTTTGATAAGTATTTGTTGTTGGGCGATAGCTACGTAAAATGGAAGCCATTCAAGCACCCACAATACGGTGATATTGAGATTGGTGGAACGAAAAAGAATTATATCCGTAACACCCCAGGTTTCTTGTTGGAAGAAGAAGGACACCGTAACATGGCCTTCACGATGTTGCACGCGTATCACATGCCTAAAATCGAGATTGTGGACATCAAGTCACGCGCTTTAGCCAATGGACTAAGCGAAGTAACGGCCACGATTCAAAACCAACGGGCTATCCCAACGCACTCAGCGCATGACCTTCGTTTCAAAATCGAACGTCCTGATTACATTACCCTGAAAAACGCGCAAGTAGTAGCGGGTATGATTGTGGAAAACGATGATTTGGGTCTTACGCGTGAGCAAAAATACAACCCACAAACGATTGAAGTCCCTAACCTTCCTGGTACGGTTGGTGGTGGCTTTGGCGGCGGCGGTGGGCCTTTCGGCGGCGGTGCTGGTGGTAATGCCGTGAAAGTTCGCTGGATCGTAAAAGGTAAAGCCGACAAATGGACGGTAGAAGTCGATAGCCGCAAAGGAGGGATCGTTTCTAAAACCCAATAA
- a CDS encoding amidohydrolase family protein, whose amino-acid sequence MKHFCLTLAALLIHLTLFAQQYDLLIRGGKVVDGTGNAWFYADVAIKDGKVAKVGKLPSATATRIVDAKGLIVCPGFIDVHTHIEEDEFRVPTADNFIYDGVTTVVTGNCGLSNVDLGRYFRQLDSLKTSVNVASMIGHNDVRQAVMGTVNRPATPDEQKKMEALVEKAMKDGAAGLATGLIYIPGTFSTTDEIVGLARVAARYGGVYASHIRSEGDDVLKAIEEAVLIGRETGIPVQISHFKVSGQNNWGRSKETLAAVESARREGIDVTIDQYPYTASSTGLTTLLPSWALAGGQDSIKARVANPITHERMVKDMVATLKRRQQKHFTYAVVASYDPDPTLNGKNLEEINLLKGRKHKAEAEAETILELVLKGNASMVFHGMGDWDVENIMRYPQNMFASDASIRVYNFGVPHPRGYGTNARVLGYYVRQKKVIPLEEAVRRMTSLPAQKFRLQGRGLLQSNMEADVVVFDENTIIDASTYDRPHQYSKGIKYVVVNGQLVVDEEKHTGLRIGKVLRLFN is encoded by the coding sequence ATGAAACACTTTTGCTTGACGCTGGCTGCTCTTTTGATACATCTAACGCTTTTTGCTCAACAGTACGATTTGCTGATTCGAGGAGGAAAAGTAGTAGATGGGACGGGAAATGCGTGGTTTTATGCCGATGTGGCCATCAAAGACGGAAAAGTTGCAAAGGTAGGGAAGCTTCCTTCTGCCACGGCCACGCGCATTGTAGATGCCAAAGGTCTCATTGTTTGTCCAGGTTTTATTGATGTTCATACCCATATCGAAGAAGACGAATTTCGTGTCCCCACGGCTGATAACTTTATTTATGACGGTGTTACGACCGTCGTGACTGGAAACTGTGGCTTGTCGAACGTAGATTTAGGCCGTTATTTTAGGCAATTGGACAGCCTCAAAACTTCGGTTAACGTAGCGTCGATGATTGGCCACAACGACGTCCGCCAAGCCGTGATGGGTACCGTCAACCGCCCTGCCACGCCTGACGAACAAAAAAAGATGGAAGCCCTTGTCGAAAAAGCGATGAAAGACGGAGCCGCAGGGCTGGCAACGGGCTTGATTTACATTCCTGGGACTTTTTCGACTACCGACGAAATCGTGGGACTAGCGCGGGTAGCGGCTCGCTATGGCGGCGTGTATGCGTCGCACATTCGTTCGGAAGGTGATGACGTTCTCAAAGCCATCGAAGAAGCAGTGCTAATAGGCCGCGAAACGGGCATTCCTGTTCAAATTTCACACTTTAAAGTAAGTGGACAAAACAACTGGGGGCGCTCGAAAGAAACCTTGGCGGCGGTCGAAAGTGCGCGCCGCGAAGGCATCGACGTCACGATTGACCAATACCCTTATACCGCCAGTAGCACGGGTTTAACGACTTTGCTGCCGAGTTGGGCACTGGCGGGTGGGCAAGATTCTATCAAAGCCCGCGTGGCTAATCCTATCACGCACGAGCGGATGGTGAAAGACATGGTAGCCACCCTCAAACGCCGCCAACAAAAACATTTTACGTATGCGGTGGTGGCTTCTTACGACCCCGATCCGACGCTTAATGGGAAAAACTTAGAGGAAATTAATCTCCTCAAAGGGCGTAAACACAAAGCGGAAGCCGAGGCCGAAACCATTCTAGAATTGGTGCTGAAAGGCAACGCCAGCATGGTTTTCCACGGAATGGGTGATTGGGATGTGGAAAACATCATGCGTTATCCCCAAAATATGTTTGCTTCTGATGCTTCGATTCGGGTCTATAACTTTGGTGTCCCTCATCCACGTGGGTATGGTACCAACGCGCGCGTGCTGGGCTACTATGTTCGTCAAAAGAAAGTCATTCCCTTGGAAGAAGCTGTTCGCCGTATGACGTCGCTTCCTGCCCAAAAGTTTAGATTGCAAGGAAGAGGCTTGTTGCAATCAAACATGGAGGCAGATGTAGTGGTTTTTGACGAAAATACCATCATTGACGCCTCAACCTACGACCGCCCTCACCAGTATTCCAAAGGGATAAAATACGTGGTAGTGAATGGTCAATTGGTGGTGGATGAAGAGAAACACACGGGGCTTCGGATTGGAAAAGTGCTTCGATTGTTTAACTGA
- a CDS encoding tetratricopeptide repeat protein produces the protein MILRRYIGIVLWALGTVVCAQNKMVDSLRHWLDTHPALDSARVVTLHRLSYRLSEIDQAAAWRYANEANQLAKQLNNQVNLGQSFINYAILESLEGNYAKGQEYYLKALRLFEQSGWERGQAICLNNIAENYKSMNQLPKALEYTFKALELNQKQEKPEKRGMAVNHEQIGDLYRRMGRYEESLKYLQKGLVLAKDADQNYQILPQILLGIGRNYNHRREFSTALDYLNQAIERSQIHGEKLLQIQCYQEIAQTYRLQQNFEKAKEYLQKAFETAQEFGSLVETAKLNKELAALEELQGNFREALAYFQKYKVLNDSIEQKKNVVRAELVELKYNAFEKDKENQRLKQIKAAQEAELHQKTALIVALALIVVLLMGFIGYAFYQNRLKEIRDAQKVQAETIRQMQLSDKIRTQIARDLHDDLGATLSGVAMLSQAAKRQVRETDSQLRELLDLISVNSQRTVATIRDIIWTTRPMNDSLESMLNKMRIFASEMLDPKGINYEFCVANDLEEYKLPSNQQYNFYLIFKEAINNVAKYAQARHVWVQVFKENDRLHLRIKDDGVGFDKEAVRGSGNGLFNMEKRVEELDGNLLVRSAIDEGTVIALTLPLAA, from the coding sequence ATGATACTTAGGCGATATATCGGAATCGTGCTCTGGGCGTTGGGAACGGTGGTGTGTGCTCAGAATAAAATGGTCGATAGCTTACGGCATTGGCTAGATACGCATCCAGCACTCGATAGTGCGCGGGTAGTGACCTTACACCGCCTTTCGTATCGGTTGTCAGAAATCGATCAAGCTGCTGCTTGGCGTTATGCCAACGAGGCCAATCAGTTGGCCAAACAGCTTAATAATCAGGTGAATTTGGGTCAAAGCTTTATCAATTACGCCATTTTGGAGTCGTTGGAAGGGAATTATGCCAAAGGACAAGAGTATTATTTAAAAGCCCTTCGACTGTTTGAACAATCGGGCTGGGAGCGGGGACAAGCGATTTGTTTGAATAACATTGCCGAAAATTATAAGTCGATGAATCAGCTTCCCAAAGCGTTGGAATATACTTTTAAGGCACTGGAACTGAACCAAAAGCAAGAAAAGCCCGAAAAACGAGGAATGGCCGTGAATCACGAACAAATTGGGGACTTGTATCGACGAATGGGACGTTATGAAGAATCGTTAAAATACCTCCAAAAAGGCTTGGTTTTGGCCAAGGATGCCGATCAAAATTATCAGATTTTGCCCCAAATTTTGCTCGGCATTGGCCGTAATTACAACCACCGCCGAGAGTTTAGTACGGCGCTCGACTACCTCAACCAAGCCATTGAACGAAGCCAAATTCACGGCGAAAAACTGCTTCAAATTCAGTGTTATCAAGAAATAGCCCAAACGTACCGACTGCAACAAAACTTTGAAAAGGCCAAAGAATATTTACAAAAGGCGTTTGAGACGGCGCAGGAATTTGGGTCGTTGGTTGAAACGGCCAAACTGAACAAAGAATTGGCCGCTTTGGAAGAACTGCAGGGAAATTTTCGCGAGGCGCTGGCTTATTTTCAGAAATATAAAGTACTCAACGATTCGATTGAACAAAAGAAAAATGTGGTGCGGGCGGAGTTGGTGGAATTGAAATACAACGCATTTGAAAAAGACAAAGAAAACCAACGTTTGAAGCAGATTAAGGCTGCTCAAGAGGCCGAATTACACCAAAAAACGGCATTGATTGTAGCTTTGGCGCTGATAGTGGTGTTGTTGATGGGCTTTATTGGTTATGCTTTTTACCAAAATCGCTTGAAGGAAATCCGAGATGCTCAGAAAGTTCAGGCTGAAACCATCCGCCAAATGCAATTGTCGGACAAAATTCGGACCCAAATTGCCCGCGATTTGCACGATGATTTGGGCGCAACCTTGAGCGGCGTCGCTATGCTGAGTCAGGCCGCCAAACGCCAAGTGAGAGAAACCGACAGTCAACTGCGGGAACTGCTGGATTTGATAAGCGTTAATTCCCAACGGACGGTTGCAACGATTCGCGATATTATCTGGACCACCCGCCCCATGAACGACAGTTTGGAGAGTATGTTGAACAAAATGAGAATTTTTGCCTCCGAAATGCTCGATCCCAAAGGGATAAATTACGAATTTTGTGTCGCGAACGACCTAGAAGAGTACAAACTCCCGTCGAACCAACAGTACAATTTCTATTTGATTTTTAAAGAAGCCATCAATAACGTCGCCAAATACGCCCAAGCCCGACACGTTTGGGTGCAAGTGTTCAAAGAAAACGACCGCCTGCATCTGCGTATCAAAGACGACGGCGTAGGCTTTGATAAAGAGGCGGTGCGGGGCAGCGGCAATGGCTTGTTTAACATGGAAAAACGAGTAGAAGAACTGGATGGGAACTTACTGGTGCGCTCGGCCATTGATGAAGGAACGGTGATTGCCCTTACGCTGCCCTTGGCGGCCTAA
- a CDS encoding glycosyltransferase family 2 protein — protein sequence MPVLLPLSAVIITVNQEKKIAKTIEALKTLTDDIVVVDSGSKDATRTVAAALGARVFERPWPGYSEQKNFGNDQAKYDWILSVDDDEVVSDELAKSIRAAFASEPKADAFNLPFRTVFAGKLIRFGGWNPEAHIRIFNKKKIHWNTDAVHEGLTIRPEHSVQKLSGYVYHYTVDTLEQFAQKTNRYSTLFAEKGVKAGKKASFVKIYLSPAFRFLVEYVVKLGFLDGYYGWFIAKENARYTYLKYKKLGEG from the coding sequence GTGCCTGTGTTACTTCCCCTTTCGGCGGTGATTATTACCGTAAACCAAGAGAAAAAAATCGCTAAAACGATTGAAGCCCTCAAAACCCTGACCGACGACATCGTGGTGGTGGACTCAGGTAGCAAAGATGCCACCCGCACTGTGGCCGCAGCCTTGGGTGCGCGCGTGTTTGAGCGGCCGTGGCCTGGGTATTCGGAGCAAAAAAATTTTGGAAACGACCAAGCTAAGTACGATTGGATTTTGTCGGTGGACGATGACGAGGTCGTCAGCGACGAACTTGCAAAAAGTATTCGAGCGGCGTTTGCTTCGGAGCCGAAGGCCGACGCGTTTAATTTACCTTTCCGAACCGTTTTTGCGGGAAAACTCATTCGTTTTGGCGGCTGGAATCCCGAAGCCCACATTCGGATTTTTAACAAGAAAAAAATCCATTGGAACACCGACGCCGTCCACGAGGGACTCACCATTCGCCCTGAACATTCGGTTCAAAAACTCTCGGGATACGTGTATCATTATACGGTAGATACTTTGGAGCAGTTTGCCCAAAAGACGAACCGTTATAGTACGTTATTTGCCGAAAAAGGAGTAAAAGCAGGAAAAAAAGCAAGTTTTGTAAAGATTTACCTCAGCCCAGCCTTTCGCTTTTTAGTAGAATACGTGGTGAAATTGGGTTTTTTAGACGGGTACTACGGCTGGTTTATCGCCAAAGAAAACGCGCGCTATACGTATTTGAAGTATAAGAAGTTGGGGGAGGGGTAA
- a CDS encoding putative toxin-antitoxin system toxin component, PIN family produces the protein MKIVLDTNILWVSISRRSETHWIFRAILDGTITLCVTTDILDEYAEIMTQKLGFEVSETVLSTFDHLPNVKLITRYYRWSAIKADPDDDKFVDCAVASDAVCIVSEDGHFKVLKKLPFPKVNWLRVGEFTIAFKSKLTNLR, from the coding sequence TTGAAAATTGTCCTAGATACAAATATCCTGTGGGTTTCTATCTCTCGACGTTCTGAAACGCATTGGATTTTTCGAGCTATTTTAGATGGCACGATTACTCTCTGCGTAACTACTGATATTTTAGATGAATATGCTGAGATTATGACTCAAAAACTTGGTTTCGAGGTTTCTGAAACAGTTTTAAGTACCTTCGACCACTTACCAAATGTCAAACTGATTACTCGTTATTATCGCTGGTCAGCCATCAAAGCTGACCCTGATGATGATAAGTTTGTAGATTGTGCGGTAGCTTCAGACGCGGTTTGTATAGTTTCGGAAGATGGGCATTTTAAAGTCTTAAAGAAGCTACCATTTCCAAAAGTAAATTGGCTCAGAGTAGGTGAATTTACAATCGCTTTCAAATCTAAACTTACTAATTTACGCTAG
- a CDS encoding branched-chain amino acid aminotransferase encodes MTTDTLAMEIQRVEASRIHEVDFDNLVFGRHYADHMFVADYVNGEWTNLQIVPYANLSLSPATASLHYGQAIFEGMKAYKNDAGEVLMFRPLDNWARFNKSAVRMCMPEIPEEIFMGGLTELLRLDSAWVPTAPDTSLYIRPYMFSTDAYIGVKASDTYKFIIFTSPVGKYYSKPPRVKVEQHYIRAAEGGVGYAKCAGNYAGSLYPARLAQQQGYDQIIWTDARDHEYVEESGTMNVMFFMDGKLITPATSDTILNGVTRKSIVDIARHWGIPVEERKVAVKEIIDALKEGRLEAAFGAGTAVVVSPFGVIGYEGVDYELPAVTEDSFVAKVKAFLTDLRTGKTEDPFGWIVKA; translated from the coding sequence ATGACAACGGACACATTGGCCATGGAAATTCAACGCGTAGAAGCTTCGCGTATCCATGAAGTAGATTTCGACAATTTGGTATTTGGTCGCCATTATGCTGACCACATGTTTGTCGCCGATTACGTCAACGGCGAATGGACTAACCTTCAAATTGTGCCCTACGCCAACCTCAGCCTCAGCCCTGCTACTGCTTCTCTCCACTACGGACAGGCGATTTTTGAAGGTATGAAAGCCTACAAAAACGACGCGGGTGAAGTGCTCATGTTCCGTCCATTGGACAACTGGGCGCGTTTCAACAAATCCGCCGTACGGATGTGCATGCCCGAAATCCCAGAAGAAATTTTTATGGGCGGCCTCACAGAATTGCTCCGTTTGGATTCTGCTTGGGTTCCTACTGCTCCTGATACATCGCTTTACATTCGTCCGTACATGTTTTCGACAGATGCGTACATTGGCGTAAAAGCTTCTGACACGTACAAGTTTATCATTTTCACTAGCCCCGTAGGCAAGTACTATTCAAAACCTCCTCGTGTGAAAGTAGAACAACACTACATCCGCGCGGCAGAAGGAGGCGTAGGTTATGCAAAATGCGCTGGCAACTACGCTGGTTCGTTATATCCTGCACGTTTGGCTCAGCAACAAGGCTACGACCAAATCATCTGGACCGATGCCCGCGACCACGAGTACGTGGAAGAATCAGGTACGATGAACGTGATGTTTTTCATGGATGGCAAACTCATCACTCCTGCTACTTCTGACACTATCCTCAACGGCGTGACTCGCAAGAGCATCGTGGACATTGCGCGTCATTGGGGGATTCCAGTCGAAGAGCGTAAAGTGGCGGTAAAAGAAATAATCGACGCTTTGAAAGAAGGTCGTTTGGAAGCTGCTTTTGGCGCTGGAACAGCCGTAGTAGTGTCGCCGTTTGGCGTTATCGGTTACGAAGGCGTGGATTACGAACTCCCTGCCGTGACCGAAGACTCTTTTGTAGCAAAAGTAAAAGCTTTCTTAACTGACCTCCGCACAGGTAAAACTGAAGACCCGTTTGGCTGGATTGTGAAGGCGTAA
- a CDS encoding cob(I)yrinic acid a,c-diamide adenosyltransferase: MKIYTKTGDKGTTSLVGGTRVSKADLRIDTYGTVDELNSYIGLVRDQEVNAARRDFLKYIQDRLFTIGSILASEPDNKKHFIPDLHEEDITALELAMDEMNTELEPMRAFILPGGHQSVSFAHVARTVCRRAERLVIALNEAETVESEVIRYLNRLSDYLFVLSRKMAQELGIEEIKWAGRKK; this comes from the coding sequence ATGAAAATTTACACAAAAACGGGAGATAAAGGCACGACTTCGCTTGTGGGCGGAACGCGGGTGAGCAAAGCCGACTTGCGCATTGATACGTATGGTACCGTCGATGAGCTTAATTCGTACATCGGTTTGGTGCGCGACCAAGAAGTCAACGCCGCTCGGCGCGATTTTTTGAAATACATCCAAGACCGCTTGTTCACAATTGGTTCTATTTTGGCTTCGGAACCCGACAACAAAAAACATTTCATCCCCGACCTGCACGAAGAAGACATTACCGCCCTCGAACTCGCCATGGACGAAATGAACACCGAGCTAGAACCAATGCGGGCGTTTATTTTGCCTGGCGGACATCAATCGGTATCGTTTGCGCACGTGGCTCGCACAGTATGCCGCCGAGCTGAGCGTTTGGTGATTGCCCTCAACGAAGCCGAAACAGTAGAATCGGAGGTCATTCGGTACTTAAATCGCCTTTCTGACTATTTGTTTGTGCTTTCGCGTAAAATGGCACAAGAATTGGGGATAGAAGAAATTAAATGGGCTGGGCGGAAGAAGTAG
- a CDS encoding ABA4-like family protein, with the protein METAFQIANLLVFPQWMLMIFAPQWKGTQWLVKSYLVPVLLACIYAYYIFSGAPLDFQDFSSFSGIKNLFAKGGDTALLAGWIHYLAFDLVAGSAVLQDAKQKNIPHRWVVLPLFFCFMLGPVGLLMYWVVRLVLTKQVAGQN; encoded by the coding sequence ATGGAAACCGCCTTTCAAATTGCCAATCTGTTGGTATTCCCGCAGTGGATGCTCATGATTTTTGCCCCCCAATGGAAAGGAACGCAATGGCTGGTCAAAAGTTATCTAGTGCCTGTGCTACTAGCTTGTATCTATGCGTATTACATTTTTAGCGGAGCACCGCTTGATTTTCAGGATTTTAGTAGTTTTTCTGGAATCAAAAATCTATTTGCCAAAGGGGGAGATACGGCGTTGTTGGCAGGATGGATTCATTACTTGGCCTTCGACTTGGTGGCAGGAAGTGCGGTGCTTCAAGATGCTAAGCAAAAAAATATCCCCCACCGTTGGGTGGTTTTACCGCTATTTTTCTGTTTTATGTTAGGGCCTGTGGGGCTGCTAATGTATTGGGTGGTGCGTTTGGTCTTGACTAAACAAGTTGCAGGTCAAAATTAG